AAATGCTGTAGCTGCTAGTCTGAACTCCGAAACAAAGGTGGTCTGAACACCATACAGAAATCCAAACAGTCTCACCAGGTTCTCTTATAACAGCTTTTCCACTGCCCCTCCCTACTAAAAAAGCAGGTGATGGAATTACctgaaaaaacaacccacattTTCTCTCACCCACATCACACCAGTCACTCTGTTACTGGACAATCAATTATTATAGGCTTTTCCTACCTTCTGAGATTTCCAACTGAGATCCCAAACTGTGACAATAAGGATTATGTTCTAATCATTCATGACTGAATCATACCTTATATTTCGTCCCATTTCAATTTCTCTAGTATATCAGTACTATATACCGATTCTGCTCAATACTGACAACGCCTTCAGCATAAGGCACAATCAATCACCTTGGATATGAATCCATTAATcctaaaatacagcatttctgtttaCAAATTAACTATAACCATTTGAAAAGcacactgtaaaagaaaaatggcagctAATGTCTTACCTTGTCCTAAGAGCCACCCAAGCAGCATCAATGTCAGCATACAAATTCTTCTCTGTTGGCTTCCCAGAACTTGCACCATATCCAGAATAATCATATGAGAATATGTTGCAATTAATCCGTGAACCCAGCCCTATGTAAAAGCTGCTCATCTGACCTAGGTCAACGGCATTTCCATGTGAGAAGAGCAAAGTATACTTGGCGTTAGGTGAGCAACGCACAAACATACAGGCAATCCTGTTACCTTTACTTGTTCTAGTCATGAAGCATTCAATGGCATCTTTTCTCTAGAAGAATACTGCCAGTCTGCTCGCTCTGAGAGATGTAAGTCCAGCGACTACCACTCTCATCACACATCAGCGTATATGTGGGATCAGGAGGTAAGAATGCCAATTTGGAGGCAATTTTCCCTGGGCATGGTGGACAACAGAACAGGCAACACAGTTCACTAAAGGAAAGATTATTCATCTTCTAgtctgaaacagaaagagaaaatggtaTCAGTTTCTAGTTACAATCCTATATCAAAAATACAACTcctggaaaatgtaaatgtatcCTCTCcagaaaataatacataatGTTAGTGGAAATATTGAACAAAACAGttgtaaatatgtatgtaaatttCCATATAATAGCTTACTTTATATTATTAGCTACTTTATAATAAGCACATTCAGGATGAGTGGTAACTCTATAGTCCTGCCAGATATTAAAACTAACATATGATTACGCAGGGAAAGAACAAGCATGAGTTCTGGAGTTTCTTTGGAGGAAATGAAGTTTCTTATCTTAAGCAATTATGAGAAGTGTTCACCTGTTGACAAACACAtgttataaagaaaaattaaaatatattgcagTGTTTGCAGTAAACTAAGGCTATGCAAATCTTTGCAGTCAAAAATCACTACAATTTTTCCTAAATACAGAGAATATGTATTACAATCATGAATTATGGGTTCCTGCAAGCAGTATCAGCAGTATGAAAGGTTCCTGAAGG
The Falco rusticolus isolate bFalRus1 chromosome Z, bFalRus1.pri, whole genome shotgun sequence DNA segment above includes these coding regions:
- the ABHD17B gene encoding LOW QUALITY PROTEIN: alpha/beta hydrolase domain-containing protein 17B (The sequence of the model RefSeq protein was modified relative to this genomic sequence to represent the inferred CDS: inserted 2 bases in 2 codons; deleted 3 bases in 3 codons; substituted 2 bases at 2 genomic stop codons), coding for MNNLSFSELCCLFCCPPCPGKIASKLAFLPPDPTYTLMCDESGXSLDLHLSERADWQYSSREXDAIECFMTRTSKGNRIACMFVRCSPNAKYTLLFSHGNAVDLGQMSSFYIGLGSRINCNIFSYDYSGYGASSGKPTEKNLYADIDAAWVALRTRYGIRPEMXLYWPSIGTVPSVDLAARYEVAAVILHSPLNLRNASSFSDTKKTYCFAAFPNIDKISQITSPVLIIHGNEDDVIDFSHGLALFERCQRPVEPLWVEGAGHNDVELYGTVPXKIKQFVSQELVNL